The following coding sequences lie in one Zingiber officinale cultivar Zhangliang chromosome 2B, Zo_v1.1, whole genome shotgun sequence genomic window:
- the LOC122046959 gene encoding uncharacterized protein LOC122046959 isoform X1 codes for MRIRKCAARLLGTVCAASFSSPTPPPTLPPQHPRAADDAFSSDGCGILCELNRSPWDDLMCLDLVAAFDQYWQDEEEEDGEGIVGNAVKAEAGEDTGILGNHLKNDADSTATVEREEARKEPKKKKKKENEEKTGARCKKSDGRGWHCKRLAQHPHSLCSYHLAQLRSYNASKVEVSKENRAGRKKQADLLSGGAADDSNFYYYYSGFGPWRGKTRSSGSRSDHICVRGFALEDEDDKEEDREDNGIVHEVAAVTIAGGDEEDSDVDNNGGSGGNREDNTSRNASNRGNHKSYKKRGRKRMKARSLKSLL; via the exons ATGCGCATCCGCAAATGCGCCGCTCGGCTGCTGGGCACTGTCTGCGccgcctccttctcctctcctacTCCGCCGCCGACGCTGCCGCCGCAGCACCCGCGGGCCGCCGATGATGCCTTCTCATCCGACGGCTGCGGGATTCTCTGCGAGCTGAATCGCTCCCCCTGGGACGACCTGATGTGCCTCGACCTCGTAGCGGCTTTCGACCAG TATTGGCAGGATGAAGAGGAGGAAGACGGCGAGGGCATTGTGGGGAATGCAGTGAAAGCAGAAGCGGGAGAGGACACGGGTATTCTTGGAAATCACCTAAAAAATGACGCCGACTCCACTGCCACTGTCGAGCG CGAGGAAGCAAGGAAGGagcccaagaagaagaagaagaaggagaatgagGAGAAGACCGGCGCGAGATGCAAGAAGAGCGACGGAAGGGGGTGGCACTGCAAGCGGCTGGCGCAGCACCCGCATTCCCTCTGCAGTTACCATCTCGCGCAGCTCCGGTCATACAATGCCAGCAAGGTCGAGGTAAGCAAGGAAAACCGCGCGGGGAGGAAGAAGCAGGCCGACCTATTATCCGGTGGCGCTGCCGATGACTCGAACTTCTACTATTACTACTCCGGCTTCGGCCCTTGGCGCGGGAAGACTAGAAGCAGCGGCAGTCGAAGTGACCATATCTGTGTTCGCGGCTTTGCCCTCGAAgatgaagacgacaaggaggaaGATAGAGAGGATAATGGGATCGTACACGAGGTTGCAGCCGTGACGATTGCTGGTGGGGATGAAGAGGACAGCGACGTCGACAACAACGGAGGCAGCGGTGGTAATCGGGAAGATAACACGTCGAGGAACGCCAGTAATCGTGGCAATCATAAGAGCtacaagaagagaggaaggaagagAATGAAAGCTAGATCGCTCAAGTCTTTGCTTTGA
- the LOC122046959 gene encoding uncharacterized protein LOC122046959 isoform X2 encodes MRIRKCAARLLGTVCAASFSSPTPPPTLPPQHPRAADDAFSSDGCGILCELNRSPWDDLMCLDLVAAFDQDEEEEDGEGIVGNAVKAEAGEDTGILGNHLKNDADSTATVEREEARKEPKKKKKKENEEKTGARCKKSDGRGWHCKRLAQHPHSLCSYHLAQLRSYNASKVEVSKENRAGRKKQADLLSGGAADDSNFYYYYSGFGPWRGKTRSSGSRSDHICVRGFALEDEDDKEEDREDNGIVHEVAAVTIAGGDEEDSDVDNNGGSGGNREDNTSRNASNRGNHKSYKKRGRKRMKARSLKSLL; translated from the exons ATGCGCATCCGCAAATGCGCCGCTCGGCTGCTGGGCACTGTCTGCGccgcctccttctcctctcctacTCCGCCGCCGACGCTGCCGCCGCAGCACCCGCGGGCCGCCGATGATGCCTTCTCATCCGACGGCTGCGGGATTCTCTGCGAGCTGAATCGCTCCCCCTGGGACGACCTGATGTGCCTCGACCTCGTAGCGGCTTTCGACCAG GATGAAGAGGAGGAAGACGGCGAGGGCATTGTGGGGAATGCAGTGAAAGCAGAAGCGGGAGAGGACACGGGTATTCTTGGAAATCACCTAAAAAATGACGCCGACTCCACTGCCACTGTCGAGCG CGAGGAAGCAAGGAAGGagcccaagaagaagaagaagaaggagaatgagGAGAAGACCGGCGCGAGATGCAAGAAGAGCGACGGAAGGGGGTGGCACTGCAAGCGGCTGGCGCAGCACCCGCATTCCCTCTGCAGTTACCATCTCGCGCAGCTCCGGTCATACAATGCCAGCAAGGTCGAGGTAAGCAAGGAAAACCGCGCGGGGAGGAAGAAGCAGGCCGACCTATTATCCGGTGGCGCTGCCGATGACTCGAACTTCTACTATTACTACTCCGGCTTCGGCCCTTGGCGCGGGAAGACTAGAAGCAGCGGCAGTCGAAGTGACCATATCTGTGTTCGCGGCTTTGCCCTCGAAgatgaagacgacaaggaggaaGATAGAGAGGATAATGGGATCGTACACGAGGTTGCAGCCGTGACGATTGCTGGTGGGGATGAAGAGGACAGCGACGTCGACAACAACGGAGGCAGCGGTGGTAATCGGGAAGATAACACGTCGAGGAACGCCAGTAATCGTGGCAATCATAAGAGCtacaagaagagaggaaggaagagAATGAAAGCTAGATCGCTCAAGTCTTTGCTTTGA